A genomic segment from Peribacillus sp. ACCC06369 encodes:
- a CDS encoding DUF975 family protein yields MRISELKRKALHSLGGKWGTAVSLMLLFFLINIILPLIVEVIVSGGFSQWFMQEETPVWSDIFSTVLSIALIPLTISTTWFYLNLVREGNPDIPEVFAIYKDGRTSFKLIGASILQGIFIFLWSLLLIIPGIIKSIAYSQQFFLLKDHPEYTVLESITESRKRMKGLKWKYFLMHLSFIGWGILCMFTLGIGLLWLIPYAGTTMAAFYNELIVPQEDFDDQQIEV; encoded by the coding sequence ATGAGAATCTCAGAATTAAAAAGGAAAGCCCTGCATTCGTTGGGAGGTAAATGGGGAACAGCTGTATCGCTTATGTTGCTCTTCTTCTTAATAAATATCATTTTACCTTTAATTGTCGAAGTGATCGTAAGCGGTGGGTTTTCACAATGGTTCATGCAGGAAGAAACACCGGTATGGTCTGATATCTTCAGTACGGTCCTGTCCATCGCCTTAATCCCGCTCACCATTTCAACCACTTGGTTCTACTTGAATTTGGTTAGGGAAGGAAATCCTGATATTCCAGAGGTATTCGCAATCTATAAAGATGGAAGAACCTCTTTCAAGCTTATTGGTGCATCCATTTTACAAGGTATTTTCATTTTTTTATGGTCATTATTATTAATCATTCCGGGTATCATTAAAAGCATCGCCTATTCGCAGCAGTTTTTCTTATTGAAGGATCATCCAGAATACACTGTGCTTGAATCCATTACAGAAAGCAGAAAAAGAATGAAGGGCTTGAAATGGAAGTATTTCCTTATGCACCTAAGCTTCATAGGGTGGGGCATCCTTTGCATGTTCACGCTGGGAATTGGTTTACTATGGTTGATTCCTTATGCAGGAACAACAATGGCTGCATTCTATAATGAATTAATCGTACCTCAAGAAGATTTTGACGATCAACAAATA
- a CDS encoding Glu/Leu/Phe/Val dehydrogenase produces MSTTIKEEKETASLLESTQVVIKEALDKLGYSEEVFELLKEPLRMLTVRIPIKMDDNTTKIFTGYRAQHNDAVGPTKGGIRFHPEVDEEEVKALSMWMSLKCGIVNLPYGGGKGGIICDPRQMSIGELERLSRGYVRAISQIVGPTKDIPAPDVYTNSQIMAWMMDEYSRIREHDSPGFITGKPLVLGGSHGREKATAQGVTICIEEAAKRKGIELKGARIIVQGFGNAGSFLAKFMHDAGAKVIGISDAYGAIYNPDGLDIDYLLDQRDSFGTVTTLFENKITNQELLEQDCDILVPAAISNQITKENAHLIKAQIVVEAANGPTTLEATKILTERDVLLVPDVLASSGGVTVSYFEWVQNNQGYYWEDEEVQTKLKALLVNSFNQIYEMSETRKVNMRLAAYMVGVRKMAEASIFRGWV; encoded by the coding sequence TTGAGTACAACGATCAAAGAAGAAAAAGAAACTGCCAGCTTGCTTGAATCAACACAGGTCGTAATCAAGGAGGCGCTGGATAAGCTTGGATATTCTGAAGAAGTGTTCGAGCTTTTGAAGGAACCTCTTCGTATGCTGACCGTCCGGATTCCAATTAAGATGGATGATAATACGACGAAGATATTCACTGGGTACCGTGCCCAGCACAACGATGCCGTTGGTCCGACAAAAGGTGGGATCCGTTTTCATCCCGAAGTCGATGAGGAAGAAGTCAAGGCACTGTCAATGTGGATGAGTTTGAAATGCGGAATTGTGAATCTGCCATATGGCGGAGGAAAAGGCGGCATCATCTGTGATCCGCGCCAAATGTCCATTGGTGAATTGGAAAGACTTAGCCGCGGGTATGTTCGGGCGATCAGCCAAATAGTTGGGCCGACTAAAGATATTCCGGCACCGGATGTTTATACGAATTCACAAATCATGGCATGGATGATGGATGAATACAGTAGAATAAGAGAACACGATTCTCCTGGTTTCATTACAGGTAAGCCACTGGTACTGGGCGGTTCACACGGTAGGGAAAAGGCGACTGCACAAGGTGTCACCATCTGTATCGAAGAAGCGGCAAAGCGTAAGGGCATAGAATTGAAAGGTGCACGCATCATCGTCCAAGGGTTTGGGAATGCAGGAAGCTTTTTAGCTAAATTCATGCATGATGCAGGTGCGAAAGTGATTGGCATCTCGGACGCATATGGTGCGATATATAATCCGGATGGTCTGGATATCGATTACTTACTTGATCAAAGGGATAGCTTTGGAACGGTAACGACACTATTCGAAAACAAAATCACTAATCAAGAACTTCTGGAACAAGATTGTGATATTTTAGTGCCTGCTGCCATTTCCAACCAAATCACCAAAGAAAATGCACATCTTATCAAGGCCCAAATTGTCGTGGAGGCAGCTAATGGACCTACAACTTTAGAGGCAACCAAGATCTTGACGGAACGGGATGTGCTTCTTGTACCCGATGTATTGGCAAGTTCAGGCGGTGTGACTGTTTCTTACTTTGAATGGGTTCAAAATAATCAAGGTTATTATTGGGAAGATGAAGAGGTCCAAACCAAATTAAAAGCGTTATTGGTCAACTCATTTAATCAAATATATGAAATGTCCGAGACTAGAAAAGTGAATATGAGGTTGGCGGCATATATGGTGGGTGTCAGAAAAATGGCAGAAGCCTCGATATTCCGTGGCTGGGTTTAA
- a CDS encoding ornithine--oxo-acid transaminase — translation MTTVTEKLIEQTEQYGANNYNPLPIVISKAEGVWVEDPEGNKYMDMLSAYSAVNQGHRHPKIIDELKKQADRVTLTSRAFHSDKLGPWYEMVSRITQKDMALPMNTGAEAVETAIKAVRRWGYDVKGIAENQAEIIACIGNFHGRTMAAVSLSSDDEYRRGFGPMLPGIKLIPYGDLDALKAAITPQTAGFLIEPIQGEAGIIIPPQGFLKEAYELCKENNVLFVSDEIQSGLGRSGKMFASDWDGVVPDMYILGKALGGGVFPISCVAANREILGVFNPGSHGSTFGGNPLACAVSIASLEVLEDEKLAERSLELGQYFMDSLKEIKNPMIKEIRGRGLFIGVELTEAARPYCEQLKEEKLLCKETHDTVIRFAPPLVITKEELDWAIERIKRVLS, via the coding sequence ATGACAACAGTAACGGAAAAATTAATCGAGCAAACAGAACAATATGGTGCAAACAATTATAATCCACTTCCAATCGTCATTTCGAAGGCAGAAGGAGTTTGGGTGGAAGATCCTGAAGGAAACAAATATATGGATATGCTAAGTGCCTATTCAGCAGTGAACCAAGGTCACAGGCATCCGAAAATCATCGACGAATTAAAAAAACAAGCAGATCGCGTGACATTGACGTCCCGTGCATTCCATAGTGATAAATTAGGCCCATGGTATGAAATGGTGTCCCGCATTACGCAAAAAGACATGGCGCTGCCTATGAATACAGGTGCTGAAGCCGTTGAAACAGCAATCAAAGCTGTTAGGCGCTGGGGTTATGATGTTAAAGGAATTGCAGAAAACCAAGCTGAAATCATTGCTTGTATCGGGAATTTCCATGGCCGTACGATGGCAGCCGTTTCATTGTCATCCGATGATGAATATAGAAGGGGCTTTGGACCGATGTTACCAGGGATCAAGCTTATTCCTTATGGTGATCTTGATGCATTGAAAGCAGCGATTACACCGCAAACGGCTGGATTTTTAATCGAACCGATTCAAGGTGAAGCGGGAATCATCATACCGCCTCAAGGATTCTTAAAAGAAGCTTACGAACTGTGTAAAGAAAATAATGTCCTATTCGTTTCTGATGAAATTCAATCAGGACTTGGACGTTCAGGAAAAATGTTCGCCTCTGACTGGGATGGAGTAGTTCCGGATATGTACATTTTAGGCAAGGCGCTTGGCGGCGGGGTTTTCCCAATCTCTTGCGTAGCTGCAAACCGTGAAATCCTTGGCGTATTCAATCCTGGTTCACATGGTTCCACATTCGGCGGCAATCCATTGGCATGTGCGGTTTCCATCGCTTCATTGGAAGTCCTTGAAGATGAGAAGCTTGCGGAACGTTCATTGGAGCTTGGACAATATTTCATGGATAGTTTAAAAGAAATCAAGAATCCGATGATTAAAGAAATCCGTGGTAGAGGTCTATTCATCGGGGTTGAATTGACAGAAGCTGCAAGACCTTATTGTGAGCAACTTAAAGAAGAAAAACTGCTATGTAAAGAAACACATGATACAGTCATCCGTTTTGCTCCGCCGTTAGTGATTACAAAAGAAGAATTGGATTGGGCAATCGAACGCATTAAAAGAGTTTTATCCTAA
- the pruA gene encoding L-glutamate gamma-semialdehyde dehydrogenase: MVQPYKHEPFTNFKIEENNKAFQVALNDVANDLGKKYPLVINGEKVFTDEVITSVNPANKEEVIGTVSKANKDLAEQAMQAADKTFQTWRKTKAEVRANILFRAAAIVRRRKHYFSAILVKEAGKPWNEADADTAEAIDFMEYYARQMLKLKDGMPVESRPIEHNAFSYVPLGVGVIISPWNFPFAIMAGMTTAALVSGNTVLLKPASTTPVIAAKFIEVLEEAGLPAGVVNFIPGSGAEVGDYLVDHPRTRFISFTGSRDVGIRIYERASKVHEGQIWLKRVIAEMGGKDTIVVDKEADLELAAQSIVASAFGFSGQKCSACSRTVIVEDVYDQVLNRVIELTKEKTVGEPTDVNNFMGPVIDQAAFDKVMSYVEIGKQEGKLVAGGEGDNSKGFFIQPTIIADVDENARVMKEEIFGPVVAFCKAKDFNHAIEIANNTDYGLTGAVISNNIEHIEQAREDFHVGNLYFNRGCTGAIVGYQPFGGFNMSGTDSKAGGPDYLVLHLQGKTTSETL, from the coding sequence ATGGTCCAACCATATAAACACGAACCATTTACTAATTTTAAAATCGAAGAAAACAATAAAGCTTTTCAAGTGGCATTGAATGATGTAGCTAATGATTTAGGGAAGAAATATCCGCTGGTCATTAATGGTGAAAAAGTGTTTACTGATGAAGTCATTACCTCTGTAAACCCAGCAAATAAAGAAGAAGTAATTGGAACTGTGTCCAAAGCAAATAAGGACCTTGCTGAGCAAGCCATGCAAGCGGCAGATAAGACATTCCAAACATGGAGAAAAACGAAAGCTGAAGTGCGTGCAAATATTTTATTCAGGGCTGCAGCCATCGTTCGGAGAAGAAAACACTATTTCTCTGCTATATTGGTTAAAGAAGCAGGAAAGCCTTGGAATGAAGCGGATGCAGATACAGCGGAAGCGATCGACTTCATGGAATACTACGCACGCCAAATGCTGAAGCTTAAAGACGGCATGCCAGTGGAAAGCCGTCCGATTGAACACAATGCCTTCAGTTATGTTCCACTTGGTGTCGGTGTCATCATCTCACCTTGGAATTTCCCATTTGCGATCATGGCAGGCATGACGACAGCGGCCCTTGTTTCAGGTAATACCGTCTTATTGAAACCGGCCAGTACAACACCGGTCATTGCAGCAAAATTCATTGAAGTATTGGAAGAAGCGGGCTTACCGGCAGGAGTCGTGAACTTCATTCCAGGAAGCGGTGCTGAAGTTGGTGATTATTTGGTAGATCATCCTCGCACACGTTTCATCAGCTTTACCGGATCTCGTGATGTTGGAATCCGTATTTATGAGCGTGCGTCTAAAGTTCATGAAGGCCAAATTTGGTTGAAACGTGTCATCGCTGAAATGGGCGGAAAAGACACGATCGTTGTTGATAAAGAGGCTGATTTGGAATTGGCAGCACAATCAATCGTCGCTTCTGCATTCGGATTCTCTGGTCAAAAATGTTCTGCTTGTTCACGTACCGTCATCGTGGAAGATGTATATGACCAAGTCTTGAATCGTGTCATTGAATTAACGAAAGAAAAAACGGTCGGGGAACCAACCGATGTAAACAACTTCATGGGTCCGGTTATCGATCAAGCCGCTTTCGACAAAGTCATGAGCTACGTTGAAATCGGTAAACAAGAAGGGAAACTTGTTGCAGGTGGAGAAGGAGACAATTCAAAAGGTTTCTTCATCCAGCCAACCATCATTGCTGATGTGGATGAGAATGCACGAGTCATGAAAGAAGAGATTTTCGGACCAGTGGTAGCGTTCTGTAAGGCAAAAGATTTCAATCATGCTATCGAGATCGCCAATAACACGGATTATGGATTAACAGGTGCGGTCATCTCGAACAATATTGAACATATCGAACAGGCGCGTGAGGATTTCCACGTAGGTAACTTGTACTTCAATCGTGGCTGTACTGGTGCCATTGTAGGATACCAGCCATTTGGCGGATTCAATATGTCAGGTACAGATTCAAAAGCGGGCGGTCCTGATTATTTAGTTCTGCATCTTCAAGGAAAAACAACATCTGAAACGCTATAA
- a CDS encoding sigma 54-interacting transcriptional regulator — translation MHLDQIIKIEGFQTILYSLVDVIDIGIHIIDIKGRTIVYNKKMAEIEGMESEEVLGKKIHDIFKFKEETESTLIRALHSGKATENSKQTYFNNLGQEITTINNTFPILDPNQTIIGAIEVAKDITNLERIIKDNILNKGDTKYTFDSIIGTSENFLDVIEKSKRSTRTTSSILIVGETGTGKELFAQSIHNGSSRSTHPFISQNCAALPDSLIEGILFGTKKGAFTGSIERPGLFEQAQGGTILLDEINSLNPNLQAKLLRALQERTIRRVGDTKDKKIDVRVIATINEDPIDAISNDHLRKDLYYRLSVVSLFIPPLRERKEDIPLLAQSFIEKFNALFELNIEGISEEVYSLFYDYDWPGNVRELEHIIEGAMNLLEPGDTKIAINHLPTLFRKKAHFEDIHPDKKDVQTNGDLQESTLSLDDYIANTEKQYLEKVLKEHGMNISKAAKALNISRQSLQYRLKKYQDK, via the coding sequence ATGCATTTAGATCAAATCATTAAAATAGAAGGTTTCCAAACCATCCTCTATTCGCTTGTGGATGTAATCGATATTGGGATACATATAATCGATATAAAGGGTCGAACCATCGTTTATAACAAGAAAATGGCTGAAATTGAAGGAATGGAATCAGAGGAGGTATTAGGGAAAAAGATTCACGATATCTTTAAATTCAAGGAAGAAACGGAGAGTACATTAATCCGGGCGCTCCATTCAGGTAAGGCTACCGAGAACTCGAAGCAGACATACTTCAATAATCTTGGACAGGAAATTACAACAATCAATAATACGTTTCCGATTTTGGATCCGAACCAAACGATCATCGGAGCAATTGAAGTGGCAAAGGATATAACGAATCTCGAAAGAATCATTAAAGACAATATCTTAAATAAGGGCGATACCAAATATACGTTTGACAGCATCATCGGAACCAGTGAGAACTTCCTGGACGTCATAGAAAAGAGCAAGCGCTCGACCAGGACCACATCCTCCATCCTCATCGTCGGGGAGACGGGAACCGGAAAAGAACTCTTCGCCCAAAGTATCCATAATGGCAGCAGCCGTTCGACACATCCTTTCATCAGCCAAAACTGTGCTGCCCTGCCAGATAGTTTAATTGAAGGAATACTCTTTGGCACAAAGAAAGGGGCCTTCACCGGATCGATCGAAAGGCCTGGATTATTCGAACAGGCACAGGGCGGAACCATCCTGCTTGATGAAATCAATTCGTTAAATCCGAATTTGCAAGCGAAATTATTAAGGGCCCTTCAAGAAAGGACGATTCGTCGTGTTGGGGATACAAAAGATAAAAAAATTGACGTTCGGGTCATTGCAACGATAAATGAGGATCCAATAGATGCCATTTCAAATGATCATTTACGAAAGGATTTATACTATCGATTAAGTGTCGTTTCGTTATTCATCCCTCCTCTTCGTGAGCGGAAAGAGGATATCCCTTTGCTGGCTCAATCCTTCATCGAGAAATTCAATGCGCTGTTCGAATTGAATATTGAAGGGATCAGCGAAGAGGTTTACTCACTATTTTATGATTACGACTGGCCTGGGAACGTAAGGGAACTTGAACATATCATTGAAGGGGCCATGAATTTACTGGAACCTGGCGATACCAAGATTGCCATCAATCACCTTCCTACCCTATTTAGAAAGAAAGCACATTTTGAAGACATTCATCCCGATAAAAAAGATGTCCAAACGAATGGAGATTTACAGGAGTCGACATTATCTCTTGATGATTATATCGCCAATACTGAAAAGCAATACTTGGAGAAGGTATTAAAGGAACATGGCATGAACATCTCTAAAGCAGCTAAAGCCCTGAATATCAGTCGCCAAAGTCTTCAATACCGTTTGAAAAAGTATCAGGACAAATAA
- a CDS encoding FMN-dependent NADH-azoreductase, with protein MGFLNRLFGKRETATEENGEMTKVLFVKVNDRPADQAISSKMYDTFLETYKETHRTDEVIELDLFKEELPYYGNTAITGLYKRNQGLELTAEEEKAAKLVDQFLNQFLAMDKVVFAFPLWNATVPAPLITYLSYLSQAGIMFNYTAEGPVGYAGDKKVMLLNARGSDYALEGMASAEMAVNLVKNIISLWGINNPEAVVIEGHNQYPDRTQKIIADGLENVAKAAETF; from the coding sequence ATGGGATTCTTAAATAGATTATTTGGGAAAAGAGAAACGGCAACAGAGGAGAATGGGGAAATGACAAAAGTATTATTCGTAAAAGTGAACGATCGCCCTGCAGATCAGGCAATCAGCTCGAAAATGTATGACACATTCTTAGAAACATATAAAGAGACCCACCGTACAGATGAAGTGATCGAGTTGGATTTATTTAAAGAAGAACTTCCTTACTATGGGAATACAGCCATTACTGGTTTGTATAAACGCAATCAGGGTCTTGAACTGACAGCTGAAGAGGAAAAAGCGGCAAAACTGGTTGACCAATTCTTAAATCAATTCCTAGCCATGGATAAAGTTGTTTTCGCATTCCCTCTATGGAACGCAACGGTTCCTGCGCCGCTGATCACATACCTTTCCTATTTGTCACAAGCAGGTATTATGTTCAATTATACCGCGGAGGGACCGGTTGGGTATGCTGGCGATAAAAAGGTCATGCTATTGAATGCCCGCGGTTCGGATTATGCATTGGAAGGAATGGCTTCTGCTGAAATGGCTGTGAATTTAGTTAAAAATATCATTAGCCTGTGGGGGATCAACAATCCGGAGGCAGTGGTCATTGAAGGACATAATCAGTATCCGGATCGGACACAGAAAATCATCGCGGATGGTTTGGAAAACGTTGCAAAAGCTGCTGAAACATTCTGA
- a CDS encoding VOC family protein translates to MKNFHQKPVTFVGEVSINVLDLDKAITFYQDIIGLQVLKKNERQAVLTTDGKTPLLTLEQPADVIPKEGRTTGLYHFALLLPTRADLSIFLRHLLQTKYPFGAADHEVSEALYITDPDGNGIEVYSDRPSTDWKWANGEVAMGTDPLDGNDLLEESNGEWSVMPAGTLMGHIHLHVSDLRNTEEFYMQGLGFTVVNRYAGALFTSTGGYHHHIGLNIWNGVGAPAPKENSVGLNWYTLVFANDEARDKVMERLKGIGTVVTEKEEFYVVTDPSGNEIHLVV, encoded by the coding sequence ATGAAGAATTTTCATCAAAAACCAGTTACTTTTGTTGGCGAAGTCAGTATAAATGTTTTGGATTTAGATAAAGCCATCACGTTTTATCAAGATATCATCGGCCTTCAAGTATTGAAGAAAAATGAAAGGCAAGCTGTTTTAACGACTGACGGAAAAACCCCGTTGCTTACACTTGAACAGCCTGCTGATGTGATTCCAAAAGAAGGGCGGACGACGGGCTTATATCACTTTGCCCTTTTACTGCCGACCCGTGCAGACTTATCAATTTTCTTACGACATTTACTTCAAACGAAATATCCATTTGGAGCGGCGGATCATGAAGTGAGTGAAGCGCTGTACATTACCGATCCTGATGGCAATGGCATTGAAGTTTACTCTGACCGGCCATCGACTGATTGGAAGTGGGCCAATGGGGAGGTCGCGATGGGCACGGATCCGTTGGATGGGAATGACCTTCTGGAAGAAAGTAATGGAGAATGGAGCGTAATGCCTGCAGGTACCTTAATGGGACATATACATTTGCATGTGTCAGATTTACGTAACACGGAGGAGTTTTACATGCAAGGTCTTGGGTTTACTGTTGTGAATCGGTACGCAGGAGCACTCTTTACTTCCACCGGGGGATATCATCATCACATCGGATTGAACATTTGGAATGGTGTAGGCGCCCCAGCTCCTAAGGAAAATAGTGTGGGACTAAACTGGTATACCCTCGTTTTTGCAAATGATGAAGCGAGAGATAAAGTGATGGAACGACTGAAAGGAATAGGAACTGTCGTTACGGAAAAAGAGGAGTTTTATGTCGTAACAGATCCATCAGGCAATGAGATTCATTTAGTCGTCTAA
- a CDS encoding DoxX family protein, with the protein MNKNEAGQVFLRVILGLTFFIHGISKFQGGIGNTAGFFDSLGIPGFMAYIVAGIELIGGLAVILGLGTRIVSVLFAVIMAGAIFTAKLSAGFLGNGQAAGYELDLALLAMSVYLACTNRIALSLDNMIFNKKGK; encoded by the coding sequence ATGAATAAAAATGAAGCAGGTCAAGTTTTTTTAAGGGTGATTTTAGGTCTTACCTTTTTCATTCACGGCATTTCAAAGTTTCAAGGGGGCATAGGAAACACGGCGGGATTTTTTGATAGTCTTGGTATTCCTGGGTTCATGGCTTACATCGTTGCAGGTATCGAATTAATCGGTGGACTTGCGGTTATACTTGGTTTGGGAACACGAATCGTTTCCGTCCTGTTTGCGGTCATTATGGCGGGGGCGATTTTTACGGCTAAATTATCTGCTGGTTTTCTTGGAAACGGGCAAGCAGCGGGCTACGAACTGGACTTGGCACTACTAGCCATGTCAGTCTATCTAGCGTGTACAAACCGCATAGCCCTCTCTTTGGATAACATGATTTTCAATAAAAAAGGGAAGTGA
- a CDS encoding nicotianamine synthase family protein: protein MKTIKWSRKQEKIIHTYMDTYKTLLKEDDLSPNNEIINRVLSELVSMISKPLDPQMAEEILNHDEIRSIRGTMLDKLTIAETLMEDHYAKLFIGRVNSLDDFRSFIYWDNYKELIKTEVNELKKVKKDIQSFAFVGTGPLPLSPLLLQRELDAKMTCLDIDEQAHSLGRRIVQELDNEGTSDYILNDGALHDYAEFDLVWIASLVPNKEEILERIFQTKPDATVAIRSVDGIHQLLYEPVDATKFRKVACEEVGRTIADSFIINSTIYYTFKP from the coding sequence TTGAAAACGATCAAATGGTCTAGAAAACAGGAAAAAATCATTCATACATATATGGATACATATAAAACCTTACTCAAAGAAGATGATTTATCACCAAATAACGAAATAATCAATCGTGTTTTATCCGAACTGGTTTCGATGATTTCGAAACCATTGGACCCGCAAATGGCTGAAGAAATTCTCAACCATGATGAAATCCGATCGATTCGGGGTACCATGCTTGATAAGCTGACGATTGCTGAAACCTTGATGGAGGATCATTATGCCAAGTTATTTATTGGCAGGGTGAACTCCCTGGATGACTTCCGTTCGTTCATTTATTGGGATAACTACAAAGAACTGATCAAAACGGAAGTCAATGAATTGAAAAAAGTGAAAAAAGATATTCAGTCATTTGCATTTGTAGGAACGGGTCCTCTGCCATTAAGCCCGTTACTGCTTCAACGGGAGTTGGATGCAAAAATGACTTGTCTCGATATAGATGAACAAGCCCATTCACTTGGCAGGCGCATCGTCCAAGAACTGGATAACGAAGGGACTTCAGATTATATTTTGAATGATGGCGCCCTTCATGATTATGCGGAGTTTGATCTAGTATGGATTGCCAGCCTGGTCCCCAATAAAGAAGAAATCCTGGAAAGGATATTTCAGACGAAGCCTGACGCAACTGTCGCAATACGGTCAGTGGACGGCATTCATCAATTATTATATGAGCCCGTTGATGCGACAAAGTTCCGTAAAGTGGCATGTGAGGAAGTCGGGAGAACCATTGCGGACTCTTTCATCATCAATTCAACCATTTATTACACATTTAAACCGTGA
- a CDS encoding dipeptide/oligopeptide/nickel ABC transporter ATP-binding protein — translation MSLIDVRNVHKTYDNGVEILRNVNFSIERKECLGLVGESGCGKSTLARIILQIESIDRGSILFEGTALQNKSERSLNPYRKNIQAVLQNPASALNPKLRIKDSLMDPYLQYGSQVNMKHFTYTSEGNFIGQLLETVELPKDLAERYPHELSGGQKQRVTIARAISIEPALIILDEPTSSLDVLSQAAVLKLLGELRETLDISYLFISHDLSAVQEMSQRIMVMKGGVIVDSFENEHLFCNDRHSYTKELISMFE, via the coding sequence ATGAGTTTAATAGACGTACGAAATGTCCATAAAACCTATGATAATGGAGTAGAAATACTGAGGAACGTGAATTTTAGCATCGAAAGGAAGGAATGCCTGGGATTAGTGGGAGAGAGCGGGTGCGGAAAAAGCACATTGGCAAGAATCATCCTTCAGATAGAATCTATTGACCGAGGAAGCATCCTATTTGAAGGAACCGCGCTGCAAAATAAAAGTGAACGCAGTTTAAACCCATACCGCAAGAATATCCAGGCCGTTTTGCAAAATCCTGCTTCAGCTTTGAATCCAAAACTAAGGATAAAAGATTCACTAATGGATCCATATCTTCAATATGGCAGCCAGGTCAATATGAAACATTTTACGTATACAAGTGAAGGGAACTTTATCGGACAGCTGCTGGAAACCGTGGAGCTTCCAAAGGATTTAGCTGAACGTTACCCGCATGAACTAAGCGGCGGACAAAAGCAGCGTGTGACCATTGCGCGCGCAATCAGCATTGAACCGGCCCTCATTATATTGGATGAACCGACTTCAAGCCTTGACGTGCTGTCACAAGCGGCGGTGCTGAAATTGTTAGGCGAGCTGAGGGAGACTTTGGACATTTCTTACCTTTTCATTTCCCATGATTTGTCGGCAGTACAGGAGATGAGCCAACGGATCATGGTGATGAAAGGGGGTGTTATTGTGGATTCTTTTGAAAACGAACATCTCTTTTGCAACGATCGCCATTCATACACGAAAGAGCTGATTTCGATGTTTGAATAA
- a CDS encoding ABC transporter ATP-binding protein, giving the protein MSILSVRHLNIMGKQNHIVKDLSLDVHEGEWFALVGQSGSGKSMTAMAIGQLLAPNLQAKGEIWYGEKNLLTLSTSEIRHFRGKRLAYIFQDYQGSFTPFHTIGQHFEEYQRTHLNLSKKARRKQAVKALISVGLNEGIYSRYPFQLSGGQLQRVSISIAMLLEPDILIADEPTTALDSVSSFKVLQLLSRLQKETGCAILFITHDLRHVRKYADRIAVMKDGAIIETGDKDEVLNHPQHTYTKRLIQSSPTLRRSPFKLEGVSG; this is encoded by the coding sequence ATGAGCATTTTATCCGTAAGACATCTAAATATCATGGGAAAGCAAAATCATATCGTCAAGGATCTTTCATTGGATGTGCATGAAGGTGAGTGGTTCGCACTTGTCGGACAAAGTGGGAGCGGCAAAAGCATGACGGCCATGGCAATCGGCCAGCTGCTTGCACCGAATCTCCAAGCAAAGGGGGAAATATGGTATGGGGAAAAGAATCTTTTAACACTATCCACTTCTGAAATCCGGCATTTTCGCGGAAAGCGCCTGGCTTATATTTTTCAAGATTACCAGGGTTCATTCACACCGTTCCATACCATCGGTCAACATTTCGAGGAATATCAGCGGACACATTTGAACCTTTCCAAAAAGGCAAGGCGCAAGCAAGCGGTCAAGGCGCTCATATCGGTGGGCCTGAATGAAGGTATCTACAGTAGATACCCTTTTCAATTAAGCGGTGGGCAGCTTCAACGTGTATCCATTTCAATAGCCATGCTGCTTGAACCGGATATATTGATAGCTGATGAACCGACCACTGCCTTGGACAGTGTATCTTCCTTTAAGGTCTTGCAGCTGTTATCAAGGCTCCAAAAAGAAACCGGATGTGCAATCTTGTTCATCACCCATGATTTACGTCATGTTAGGAAATATGCGGACCGCATTGCGGTCATGAAAGACGGAGCCATTATTGAAACCGGTGATAAGGATGAGGTTTTGAATCATCCACAGCATACTTACACGAAAAGACTGATTCAATCATCGCCTACACTGAGAAGAAGTCCATTTAAGCTTGAAGGAGTGTCGGGATGA